The following coding sequences are from one Gossypium raimondii isolate GPD5lz chromosome 4, ASM2569854v1, whole genome shotgun sequence window:
- the LOC105780456 gene encoding probable serine/threonine-protein kinase WNK7: protein MVGAGSAGDGGAHAEPPDPDILEIDPTSRYIRYNEVLGKGAFKTVYKAFDEANGIEVAWSQVRIDEVLQKPEDLERLYSEVRLLKSLKHSNIVRFYNSWIDDKKKTVNIITELFTSGSLRQYRKKHKKVDMKAVKSWARQVLAGLIYLHSHDPPIIHRDLKCDNIFINGNQGEVKIGDLGLATVLEQSNAKSVIGTPEFMAPELYDESYNELVDIYSFGMCMLEMVTFEYPYSECRNSAQIYKKVSSGIKPAALSKVKDQEMKLFIEKCLVPVPQRLSAKELLMDPFLQANASAKNHPLSLPDIVMPKMGAFGDRCLVSEVPASTKNRPSSADLNSDSELPVIKFLDNSTGIEVRRSNKGNIFLLKGEANDENSVSLILRIADKNGRVRNIHFLFFLDSDTALSVSSEMVEQLELSDQNDAFIAELIDLLLLNLIPTWKPCVTIDHLVPPRKQSSRDNLCSLQDHDAITLGASDESTRPGSCYVKYNGKMSHANMMGENSGSEMSLGSANSNDLNDKLSSIPSIMSAELGPVGSDGCVTGAELSVDAQTKLMNPVSSSPCDEDEDEELRMELEMIELQYQEAMKDISKKRHEAIMDTRRRLSQKKIQSD, encoded by the exons ATGGTAGGAGCAGGAAGTGCAGGAGATGGTGGTGCACATGCAGAGCCCCCTGATCCTGATATTCTTGAGATCGATCCCACTTCGCGGTACATAAGG TATAATGAAGTGCTCGGGAAAGGTGCCTTCAAGACAGT TTACAAGGCATTTGATGAAGCTAATGGCATTGAAGTTGCATGGAGCCAAGTTCGGATTGATGAGGTCCTACAGAAGCCAGAAGACTTGGAGAGACTGTATTCTGAAGTGCGACTCTTGAAATCGTTGAAACATAGTAATATTGTGCGGTTTTACAATTCTTGGATTGATGATAAAAAGAAGACAGTCAATATTATAACTGAGTTGTTCACCTCAGGAAGTCTCAGGCA GTATCGTAAGAAACACAAGAAGGTTGATATGAAAGCAGTGAAGAGTTGGGCAAGACAGGTTTTAGCTGGTTTAATATACCTGCATAGTCATGACCCGCCAATTATACATAGAGATTTGAAGTGTGAtaacatattcatcaatggcaaccaAGGTGAAGTTAAAATTGGTGACCTTGGGTTGGCTACTGTTTTGGAGCAATCTAATGCTAAAAGTGTTATAG GAACCCCTGAGTTTATGGCGCCTGAGCTGTATGACGAGAGTTACAATGAGTTGGTTGATATTTATTCCTTTGGAATGTGCATGCTGGAGATGGTGACTTTTGAATATCCTTACAGTGAGTGTAGAAACTCAGCTCAGATCTATAAAAAGGTTTCATCT GGAATAAAGCCTGCTGCCCTTTCTAAGGTTAAGGATCAAGAGATGAAACTATTTATTGAGAAGTGTTTAGTTCCAGTGCCTCAAAGATTATCGGCGAAGGAGCTTTTAATGGACCCCTTTCTTCAGGCAAATGCATCAGCAAAGAATCATCCTTTGTCACTCCCTGATATTGTTATGCCCAAAATGGGAGCTTTTGGAGATCGCTGCCTCGTGTCAGAAGTACCTGCTTCCACAAAGAATAGACCATCCTCTGCGGATCTTAACAGTGATAGTGAGCTGCCTGTTATCAAATTTCTCGATAATTCCACGGGCATTGAGGTCCGAAGGTCAAACAAAGGCAACATTTTCTTGTTGAAAGGAGAGGCAAATGATGAAAACTCTGTATCATTAATACTTCGAATAGCTGATAAGAATG GACGTGTGAgaaatattcattttctcttcttccttgATAGTGATACTGCCCTCTCAGTTTCAAGCGAAATGGTAGAGCAACTGGAATTATCTGATCAAAATGATGCGTTCATAGCAGAATTGATTGATCTGTTATTACTGAATCTCATCCCCACTTGGAAACCTTGTGTCACCATTGATCATCTGGTTCCTCCTAGAAAACAGTCTTCAAGAGATAATCTGTGCTCTCTGCAAGACCATGATGCCATCACTTTAGGAGCATCTGACGAATCAACAAGGCCAGGTTCTTGTTATGTGAAATATAATGGAAAAATGTCTCACGCCAATATGATGGGAGAAAATTCTGGTTCCGAGATGTCATTAGGTTCTGCAAACTCTAATGATTTGAACGATAAACTTAGCTCCATTCCATCTATAATGTCTGCTGAATTAGGGCCTGTGGGCAGTGATGGATGTGTAACTGGAGCAGAATTATCGGTTGATGCTCAGACTAAGCTTATGAATCCAGTATCTTCGTCTCCTtgtgatgaagatgaagatgaggaGTTAAGAATGGAGCTGGAAATGATTGAGCTGCAGTATCAGGAGGCAATGAAAGACATATCCAAGAAAAGACATGAAGCTATCATGGACACAAGAAGAAGATTGTCCCAGAAGAAAATTCAATCAGACTAG